The Cryptomeria japonica chromosome 2, Sugi_1.0, whole genome shotgun sequence region AACCATAAAAGAATTTGGTCACACACCTGAAAGCTGCATTCGATGGAAAATCTTTAGAGCTTCCACATCATGTCATTGTGAATATCAACGAGATTAAGTCAAACTTCATACCTGCCATTTGCATTTCATGCAAAAAAACAAGAGACTCGTAGGATACACAATTTGAGAATAATCCACAATCTCAACAACCCTTGAGGCCATCTCTTTTATAGACACTTTATCAAACAGATCGTGCACATCCTCTAAACTCCAACATTTCTCATAAACAAAAACAAGAGAATTGGAGACCAAAACATTGGATTCAAACCCACATCTAATAATGTAGCCATGGATTTCAGTACCAAGCTGTAAAGCTAACAACTTTTCTGCCTTGAGAACACAAGGAAAAACCAGATTTTTTTAATCTGAGAGTGTATCCTTCTTCTTGCATCTTGACATAAAGTTCAAGAGCTTCTTCAGGTTTTACTTGTTTAACACGCTCTAATATTGTTGCAGTCCATGGGAAAGAGCTTCTTCAGGTTTTACTTGTTTAACACGCTCTAATATTGTTGCAGTCCATGGGAACACAGAAAGAAATAATAAATAGAAACTTGACATAGTCCTTGGTCACAGCTAGGTACATAAGATATTTGAGCATGTAGCCTTGTGTGCTGAACTTTTCTGTTTGATCTAATTAGCATTACCAATACTCCCCACAAGAATATTTTCCATCCTTGACGTTTGGAACACCTCACAATAATTTCTCAGCCAACAATCTTTGGGACTTAGCTGCAGTATGATAATCCCCAGAGACACGTATATTCTTGGTGATTCAGAGAGGTCTACCAGATAAGGTGATGATGAGCCAAAAAAAATTGGCCAGTTTTTCATTGTGACCACAGAGGACTCATTCCTTCTCCTCCACATCATGGGCCACAAAATTTTACTCAGGCACATACCCTGCCTCATTCCTCCTCCTCCACATCAGGAACATACCATTTCTGGATGTGATTCATTTCCTACAGAAAATGTGTACATGCTTTTGTCAATCTCAATCCAACTGCATCCTAGCTTCTTTCTCACCCCCCTGTCTCTCATCATCTTCCTAACCCTTTCTGCATCATCCCACCTGCATGTTGCAGAATAGATGCTTGAAAGCAATATGTAATTTCCAGAATTTTCAGGCTCCAACTTAAAAAGATGATCTGCCATTAGTTCTCCAATCTCCACGTTGCAATGAGTTCTGCAAGAAGCAAGCAAAGCACCACATATGCTAGCTGTAGGTTCAAATGGCATACTGTTGATAATGCCACATGCTTCGTCAAGGCACCCAGCACGGCCAAGAAGATCAACCACACATGCATAATGTTCTGCACGCGGTGCGATGTGATAAACTCGGTTCATACAATCAAATAATTCCATGCCTTCACAGACCATTCCTGCATGGGTGCATGCAGACAAAACACCAGTGAAAGTGATATGATCTGGCATTAAAGCTGTATGTTGCATTTGGTTGAATATAGCCAAAGAATCTTCACCCCTTCCGTGCAAGGCATATGCTGTGATCATTGCATTCCAAAAGCCTACACATCTTGTTGGCATTTCATCAAATACTCTGCGGGCATCCTTTATATCTccgcattttgcatacatatctattAGAGCACTCCCTACGAGGGAATTTGAGCTATATCCATTTTGAATAATATAATTGTGAATTTCTATGCCTTGTTGTAAAGTTGCCATGTGAGCACAGGCAGGAAGAATGCTTACCattgtgattgaattgggtttgattCCTGCTCTTTGCATTTCATGAAAGAGTTTTAAAGCGTCACTACCATGTCCATTCTGGGCATAGCCTGCAATCATCACATTCCATGAAACCGCATTTTTTTCTAACATTTTGTCAAATACAATGTGTGCCTTTTCTATATTCCCACACTTTGCATACATATCTACAAGGGCAGTTTCCACAAAGACATTTAGCTCAACTTTATTTTTGAGTATGTACTGATGAATTTCTTTACCATATTTCAAACACGCGGAGCTGGCACATGCTGGTAGTACGCTAGCAATGGTAAACGAATTAGGTTTCAATCCTGACAACTGCATTTGATTAAGAAGCCTCAAAGCTAAATCGCAACTACCCTCGTGTACATagcctgcaatcattgcattccaggAGACCACACTTCTTTTAGGCATTTTTTCAAAGAAAATCCTTGCATCCGCAAGACACTGGCATTTAACATACATGTCCACAAGAGTACTCCCCACGAAAACATCTTTATCAATTCCAGTTCTAATTATATAACTATGAATTTGCCTCCCCTTTTGTACACTAGCCAAATGGTAACAAGCCGGAAGAATACTTGAAACCGTATAAGAATTTGGTCGCACACCTGAAAGCTGCATTCGATGGAAAAGCTTTAGCGCTTCCACATCATGTCCATAGTGAACAAACCTAGAAATCATAGTTGTCCAAGAGATCAAGTCAAACTTCAAACCTGCCATTTGCATTTGATCCAACAAACCCAAAGATTCATCACAATTCCCAATTTGAGAATAACCCACAATCACAGCAACACATGAATCCATCTCTTTtacagacattttgtcaaacagttcacgtgcatcCTCTAAATTCTGGCATTTCGCATACATAAaaacaagagaattggctacccaAAAATCCGATTCATAACCACTTCTGATAATGTAGCCATGGATTTCCTTACCGAATCGTAAAGCTAACAACTTCGCACATGCCTTCAGAACACtaggaaaaatgagattttgactatCGGAGAGCGTACCCTCCTTTTGCATTTGGGTATAAAGTTCAAGAGCCTCTTTAGGTTTTTCTTGTTTAACACATTCTCCTATCATCGccgtccatgagaccacattttgcTTTTCACAAGACCGTGAGTTGATTTGTGTCCTGACAGTACTAGAAATATGACTGCTTTTTATGTTTTGCTGCGATTTTCCTCTAAATAATAGTCCTTCAAGAACACTGAGCATTGTGAGAAAGTTGAATTTATTAATCccactgatggacttgaaaagaatgCGCATTCGATGCTTATCAGAAGCTTTAAGACACTCGAAATATTTTACTTGTTTTCCAGATCAAGAGGGAAAAAATTCAAAACTCTGTATCAGTTTTACTGGCAGAAAATCTATTAAAgagttttgtttatttttttccaaaaaataagatattatttattaaatgtgggaaaaaaaaatattaaagattTTCAAACTGTAATAGTCATTATTAAATTCCAGAGAGTAAAGATTTAAGGAGGTTTACTACAAACCATCCACCACTCGAATTTGGGGGATTAGTAAATCATAAAAATACATCTAACTTAAATAGAATAAATGTCATCAATTCAAATCATTTTAAAGGTAGTTTGGTATGTCAAAGAGAAAGAGACTGATATGAAGATAGGGATTTATTCAATTTGTAGGCTTATAGAATGGGATTGGATTCTAGTGGATCTTTGTTCTAAAGGATATATTAATCAAATCAAATAGAGCATCAAGAAGAATGTGTTCCTTCATGAGGTTGTATATGAAGAGGATGTGATTAGAAATTGTTTGACAATGAATGAGTTAGATGGAGGTAGATGACAAAAGAACGAAGTGGGTAGGTATGATAAGAGGAGAAGAAGGTAGCATGCTAATTATCCTCGAGCTTTTGGAGAGATAAAAGATCCTATCATTAGGAAACAAAAGATGTTGGAGAATGTTGATGCGTTAGCTAGAAAGCCTCCTATAGTAGAGGAAAGGCCTACATATCAGCTAAAGATGGGTCGTCCTAATACTTCCCCACCTCATGTTTTCACTTCAAAGGGAAAGGGGCTTGTGATAAGTGATTCTATTCAATAGAAGCAATATCAAACTTTCATTTCCCCTCAAGAGAAACCTCAACAAATGAAGCTAGAGAAATCGCCCTTGGTTGAATATTCAATTGGTGTTGAGGAGTTAGTTGATACAAATGATGTTGCTGAGAATATAATTGGGGAAGAACAAGTAGTTAATCAACTTATATCTTCAACCCAAAGAGTGATGATCGTTGGTATGCCTAGGAAAGAAATGGAGATAAATATTAGGTATACTAATGATTTCAAAGCTTGACCTGTTTATAGTTCATGACAAATGATGATTTTGTGaagaataaagaaagatgaattccaATAGAGATTAAACAAAGGTACAATCGAAGTAGACCCTTCACAACATGAAGAAATTTCTCAAAGGGTACATAAGGGGGTAGGCTTAAATGATATTAGCAAAATCACTCTTGATGAAGGAAGAAAATTAGTAAAAAGTAGTGGGTTGTTATTGCTCCTAGATTGGGATATTCCTTCTATAATTGACTTAGATACAACCAAGATATAATATGAAGAGATTTTTACTATAGAGGAACAAGTTGAACAAGCTTTCTTTGGATCAAGTTTTAGTACAAGACTTGAAACTTTTACAATTTGCACCTTGAATCCTGACATAAATAAGTCATTATTAAGAGATTATCATATGCCACTTTCCCCcaagctacaacccttgcactaaaTACAACTTTGTTCAGTGAAGCAACAACCAAGAAGTTGTAGGAAGATTTCAATAAGTTACATGAGCAACACATGGAGGTTATTTTTTAGCTTAATCAAATGAAATCACTCCATCACCTTCAAGTGCAATAGTACCAATTATTTCTACTTTGTCCATgtgggcttcactagctaggcaatattatatcatgtgcattcatattggggggtttaatatccctaaaatatttaacaatatattgcctatctagtgaaaatagggggtttttcaTTTAGGATATGAAAATacacaatatttggtgaaaatggggaggtttttaatttgggttgtgtattggaagagggtgacaaaaaaggagtttagggaaatgttttttttaaatagggggattctttagtatgccataaaCGCATGTGATATAACTTGGGTTCATTAAGTGAATCCCTTTGTAGATCCATCATCACTTAAGAAAGAAGCTTTGGTTGAAGAAAGTCAAGAGTTGAAGGAGTAGGTGCAAGAAGCCAGGGAAAAGAGAATGAAGAGTTAGTAGCATAGTTAGTGACCTTATATATTACGTGTTATCAAGATGTATGACCAATCTTTATGATGCTTGGAAAGATTTTTCTAATTTAAGGTCATCTTACATAAAATATATACAAGATAGGGAAAGTTTGAAATGGATTATTGATAAATGGATTACCAAGGATGTAGTCATGAAGTAGTTTTATAAATGCGTAATTTTTTTTTATCCACATGTTCCTAATGATCTCATACAAATTAATGACATGTTGACTATACTTGGAGAAATGGTTGCATGTATGTCAAAACTAGACAAACAGATAAAGGATAAGTTGAAAGTTTTAGAGAATATAAAGAAAATAATTACACCTAATATTCTAGTTAACAATGAAATAATTGAGCCATTATAACAATGGAAGGGAGAATTCAACATAGTAATGCATACCTTATCTTCATCCATATGTGTTAATGAAGAACTTGATATGGATTTATTGAATAGCACACTAATGAGTTATTACAATAGAGATAATTCTTAGTATTTTCATTAAGGAGACTAGGGTAATATTAGATGTAAAATATGTTATAGACAATGAAAGGGTAGCTAAATTACTTTGATTCCAATGGCTTTCATAAAAAATGTGTGCAACCTAGATTGGTCATTACTTTTTATCAATGAATATCCAAATCAACGGGTGACTTGGTTTTCAAACTTTTGGTAATTCACCAATAGTGTAATGGTTTTGGCTTATCTTTTGGCTTATGTAATAGTATCAACATCAATCTTGGCTCTCCCAATGACTTCAGTTCATTCAATGAGTTTATTTTGAATGAATATCATATCTTGTAATGGTAAAATACCCCAAATAACTTTTATTAAATGAGAAGTCAAATGTAAATAAAAAGATTCACATGAGTCATGTGATTTGGTTTTAGACTAGAACATTGTAGCCAATGCAAATGTTAACCTTCACAATTTGAATTCTAGTCTCAATGTTTGTACCTAATTGTTTTATGTAGCCTAAAATTAAAAATACCTTGTGAACCCTATATAAAACACATCTTCTATCATTTAAAAAGTCTAAGacattcaaatttaaaattcaattgattccaagagcattcaagcattctaaaTCTAAGCATTCAACACATTGATTAGTAGACTACAAGCATTCAACAACTAAGTATGATTCCATATTTGTGATGTatttttatcatgttattgcattaacactTGCAGTACTTGTTTAAAGAGTATTGCATCATCACCTTTATGTGAAACTCCATGAAAGGGTTTCATACATATGGTACTTGATCATttcatttcaacattttcattactATCCTTTTGAGGATAAGCACTATTTTTATATCATCATAGATTTTGTGGAGGTGCGAACACCAACACGAGGTTTAACTTAGGAAAGCCCCTAGATATAAAACAACCATTCTTCCCCATTTTCATCTGTGTGGTTTTAGATCCAACAACAAAGGAGGTTATAAATGAGTGGAGAAGATAGCAATAGATAGTCCTAGATTTTTAACAAGTAGAAACACTAAGACTATGGTGCCCAACGCCCATGTTTGAAACTTTTTGGATAGATTTTTGGAAGATAGGACCCCTTGATTACATTTTTCTCCCTTTCTATTAGTTTGGACACCTCTTGGACTAGGGTGCCAAAAACCTATTCTTGTACTTTTAGCTCTAGATTATAGCTACCAGTTCTTATCCATCTTATTTCTAGATCTATCTTACTATGACATTTTTCCTTTTTGTAATTTACTATTATTGTTGAATgccatcatttttctatcatttagCCTAGATCTTGAACACACACTTCATAATATCAATTCCATTTGAATAAAGGAAGATGAATCCTAGTGTTCATCTCTCTTATTAAGATTGTAGTAAAGCCTATTCATGATTCTAATGATATTTAACAAAGATTTGAGATCTTAGCTTGCATCCATATGCCTAGGATCTCATTTTCATACCTATTGAGCTAGTTTATTTTAATAGTTGCTATTAAATTTGGGGGTATTGTAATGGTAGCTATGCTCATCTCCCATGGTTGTACTAACTTAGTGCTCCTGCTAAAGAGAGTAATAGTCATAATATGTGTGGACAAGACCTAGGTCTCTCCTTGAGTGTATTATCATTGAGATCtcctctcactcctctctctccTTTGGTGTTGTTTCCtccttctccttttccttatctcTCTCCTACTCCTTATCTCTTTATGCTCCTCCTTTGAGTCATCCCTATGATGTGCCCACAACCTACAATTGTTGGCACCCTACTTTGTAGGAAGGGAAGGGTCAAGACAAGCCAAGCTCTACCATCTAAGATATCCTAAGAGTAAAATCTAAATCATCATCAGATGTAGGAAGTGGATCTCACTTCTTATCATTTGAGTCACTCAATCAAAAATCTATGATGGTATGCTAGGGCTTGTCCCCAAGTATCAGTGCACTACGATTTGACCATATGTG contains the following coding sequences:
- the LOC131070557 gene encoding pentatricopeptide repeat-containing protein At1g08070, chloroplastic, whose amino-acid sequence is MRILFKSISGINKFNFLTMLSVLEGLLFRGKSQQNIKSSHISSTVRTQINSRSCEKQNVVSWTAMIGECVKQEKPKEALELYTQMQKEGTLSDSQNLIFPSVLKACAKLLALRFGKEIHGYIIRSGYESDFWVANSLVFMYAKCQNLEDARELFDKMSVKEMDSCVAVIVGYSQIGNCDESLGLLDQMQMAGLKFDLISWTTMISRFVHYGHDVEALKLFHRMQLSGYVHEGSCDLALRLLNQMQLSGLKPNSFTIASVLPACASSACLKYGKEIHQYILKNKVELNVFVETALVDMYAKCGNIEKAHIVFDKMLEKNAVSWNVMIAGYAQNGHGSDALKLFHEMQRAGIKPNSITMVSILPACAHMATLQQGIEIHNYIIQNGYSSNSLVGSALIDMYAKCGDIKDARRVFDEMPTRCVGFWNAMITAYALHGRGEDSLAIFNQMQHTALMPDHITFTGVLSACTHAGMVCEGMELFDCMNRVYHIAPRAEHYACVVDLLGRAGCLDEACGIINSMPFEPTASICGALLASCRTHCNVEIGELMADHLFKLEPENSGNYILLSSIYSATCRWDDAERVRKMMRDRGVRKKLGCSWIEIDKSMYTFSVGNESHPEMVCS